In Chelmon rostratus isolate fCheRos1 chromosome 9, fCheRos1.pri, whole genome shotgun sequence, the following proteins share a genomic window:
- the slitrk4 gene encoding SLIT and NTRK-like protein 4: protein MLLVLLLAAFSSSISGSLSSSLSSPSMSDGPQMADPSASDLMAETCSACSCMSVENVLYVNCEKITVYRPTQLIPPASSLYHLNFQNNFLIILYPNSFLNFTHAVSLQLGNNKLQNIEGGAFMGMSALKQLHLNNNELKVLRADTFQGIENLEYLQADYNLIKYIEKGAFNKLHKLKVLILNDNLIQALPDNIFRFASLTHLDIRGNRIQKLPYLGVLEHIGRIVELQLDDNPWNCTCDLAPLKAWLENMPYNIFIGEAICETPSDLYGRLLKETNKQELCPMGTGSDFDVRMPPVPPDNGQSPSKMSPTTVVPIATKAPKTTDSSKIYGNGIVAGLPPFGRNSQIVSFQTRTPPLLCPQPCSCKAHPSDFGISVSCQERNIKNLADLIPKPPNAKKLHLSGNYIRDISPTDFQGFEGLDLLHLGSNQIVTVQKGVFANLTNLRRLYLNGNQLEQLHPEMFLGLSNLQYLYLEYNAIKEILAGTFDSMPNLQLLYLNNNVLRSLPAYVFAGVSLARLNLKNNHFMTLPVSGVLDQLQSLTQIDLEGNPWECSCDLVALKLWLEKLSDGVAAKEVKCASPVQFSNIELRLLKNEILCPKLVVRPPFILTSATPILTSVSPAGVGKAPPGGPVPLSIMILSILVVLILTVFVAFCLLVFVLRRNKKPVGRQEGLGNQECGSMSLQLRRHSHKSGKKGSIPGDDLGAETFIPQTIEHIGKSHTCGIGRSSDMDAGFKFADSQRQKIILRNTADKDKDSLSTLERNKRLSTIDELEEFLPHREPSMFIQNFLDSKRDFNSIGMGGYEIRYPEKTLDKKMKKSSLIGGNHSKIVVEQRKSEYYELKAKLQGTPDYLQVLEEQTALSKM from the coding sequence ATGCTGCTCGTACTCCTGCTGGcagccttttcttcttccatctccggctccctctcctcctccctctcctccccctccatgtcGGACGGACCCCAGATGGCAGACCCGTCCGCCTCGGACTTGATGGCCGAGACCTGCAGCGCCTGCTCCTGCATGTCGGTGGAAAACGTGCTGTACGTCAACTGCGAGAAGATCACCGTCTATCGACCCACGCAGCTCATCCCGCCGGCCTCGTCCCTGTACCACCTGAACTTTCAGAACAACTTCTTAATTATACTCTACCCAAACTCGTTCCTCAACTTCACCCACGCTGTGTCACTGCAGCTGGGGAACAATAAACTGCAGAACATCGAAGGTGGAGCGTTCATGGGGATGAGCGCGTTGAAACAGCTGCACCTGAACAATAACGAGTTAAAGGTGCTGCGAGCGGACACTTTCCAAGGAATAGAAAACTTGGAATACCTTCAGGCTGACTACAACTTGATAAAATACATTGAAAAGGGCGCATTTAACAAACTGCACAAGCTAAAAGTACTCATCCTCAATGATAATCTCATACAGGCCCTTCCTGACAACATATTTCGCTTTGCCTCACTCACACACCTGGATATAAGGGGGAACAGGATCCAGAAGCTTCCTTATTTGGGGGTTCTGGAGCATATTGGGCGCATtgtagagctgcagctggatgacAACCCGTGGAATTGTACCTGTGATTTAGCACCTCTTAAGGCATGGCTTGAAAACATGCCCTATAATATTTTTATCGGCGAGGCCATATGTGAAACACCAAGTGACTTGTATGGGAGGCTCCTGAAAGAAACCAACAAACAGGAGCTTTGTCCCAtgggaacaggaagtgactttGACGTTAGGATGCCACCCGTACCGCCTGATAACGGGCAGTCACCCTCCAAAATGTCCCCGACCACCGTGGTTCCTATAGCCACAAAAGCGCCAAAAACCACTGACTCATCTAAGATTTACGGTAACGGTATTGTGGCTGGTTTACCCCCTTTTGGAAGAAATAGCCAGATTGTTTCCTTTCAGACACGGACTCCGCCATTGTTGTGTCCACAGCCCTGCAGCTGTAAAGCCCACCCCTCTGACTTTGGCATCAGCGTCAGCTGTCAGGAGAGGAATATTAAAAATTTAGCTGATCTCATTCCCAAACCCCCAAATGCCAAGAAGCTTCATCTGAGTGGAAATTACATCCGTGACATTAGCCCAACTGATTTCCAAGGGTTTGAGGGTTTAGATTTGCTACATCTTGGCAGCAATCAAATTGTCACAGTCCAGAAAGGTGTGTTTGCTAACCTCACAAACCTGAGGAGACTGTATTTGAATGGAAACCAGCTCGAACAGTTACACCCAGAGATGTTTTTGGGCCTCTCGAACCTGCAGTACCTGTATTTGGAATACAATGCCATAAAAGAAATCTTAGCAGGCACATTTGATTCCATGCCGAACCTACAACTCCTGTATCTCAACAACAACGTTCTGCGGAGCCTCCCTGCCTACGTGTTTGCGGGTGTCTCTTTAGCCAGACTGAATCTGAAAAACAACCACTTCATGACCCTGCCAGTGAGTGGTGTCTTGGACCAGCTGCAGTCATTGACCCAGATAGACCTGGAGGGGAACCCGTGGGAGTGTTCCTGCGATCTTGTCGCCCTCAAACTCTGGCTGGAGAAGCTAAGTGATGGAGTGGCTGCCAAAGAGGTGAAATGTGCCTCCCCAGTGCAGTTCTCCAACATAGAGCTGCGCCTCTTGAAAAATGAGATCCTGTGTCCGAAGCTCGTTGTGAGACCACCGTTTATTCTGACAAGCGCCACCCCTATTTTGACCTCAGTGTCACCTGCCGGAGTCGGCAAAGCACCACCAGGAGGGCCTGTGCCTCTCTCCATCATGATCTTAAGCATCCTCGTAGTGCTTATCCTGACTGTGTTCGTGGCCTTCTGCCTTCTAGTCTTTGTCCTGAGGCGGAATAAAAAACCAGTGGGCAGGCAGGAGGGCCTTGGGAACCAGGAGTGTGGCTCCATGTCGTTGCAGCTCCGCAGACACAGCCACAAATCCGGCAAGAAAGGCTCCATCCCGGGGGACGACTTGGGAGCCGAGACGTTCATCCCCCAGACCATCGAGCACATTGGCAAGAGCCACACCTGCGGGATCGGACGCTCTTCGGACATGGATGCCGGGTTCAAGTTTGCAGACTCGCAGAGGCAGAAGATCATCCTCCGGAACACCGCCGACAAGGATAAAGACTCGCTTTCCACCCTGGAGCGCAACAAACGCCTCAGCACCATCGACGAACTCGAGGAGTTCCTTCCCCACCGAGAGCCCAGCATGTTCATCCAGAACTTCCTGGACAGCAAAAGAGATTTCAACAGTATAGGGATGGGCGGGTACGAAATCCGCTACCCAGAGAAAACGCTGgataaaaagatgaagaagtCATCGCTGATAGGCGGGAACCACAGTAAGATCGTGGTGGAGCAGAGAAAAAGTGAGTATTACGAGCTGAAAGCCAAGCTCCAAGGAACGCCTGATTACCTGCAGGTGCTCGAGGAGCAGACTGCTCTGAGCAAAATGTAG